A region of the Planifilum fimeticola genome:
CAGGTGATCCTGCGGTACCAAATCTTCGATATTGACCAATTCAATACTGCCTTGCCGATGGGAGTGGGTTTGAAACATACCATCCCGTCCTTATCTTTTTTGTGTTATCTTCTGATTTCGACAAAAAAAGACTGCTGACCTGCTACCTTTGTCAACAGCCTCAGCCTTCGCGTTTAGCGAAGGCTTTTTATTTTGTTTTGCAAGCCCACCGTGCGGACATCGTACCGGTCTGCATGCGGGATGTTCGGGTGGATGGCACGCGCGGGCAGGGGGCCGCTACCATCCGGGATGGACGCCTTTGCGGATGGATTACGAAAAAATGCATAATGACTCGTGAACATGAAAAAATATTCGATATTGGGGCGATTCTTTCATCTGTGGTAAAATAAAGCCGCCAGATATATGACAGGATAAGAATGGGCGCCTTTTCCGCGGATTGGATGGAGGGGAAATCATATGATTCAGGAGAAGAAGCCGATTACCGTGATCGGGGTTCCGATGGATCTGGGAGCGGGGCGGCGCGGGGTGGATATGGGACCCAGCGCGATACGCTACGCGATGCTGAAGGAAAAGCTGGTGCAATTGGGCTTTGAGGTGGAGGATGTGGGAAATCTGCACGTTCCCACTCCCGAAGCCTATCAGGTGGTGGACCCCAAGCTGAAGTATTTGGAGGAGATCGCTTCGGTATGCGAAACCCTGGGGAAAACCGTTTCCGAAGCGGTGGAGCGCGGCCGTTTTCCTCTGGTGCTTGGGGGCGATCACAGCATCGCCATCGGCACCATCGCCGGCGCCGCCAAGCATCGGGAGCGGCTGGGCCTCATCTGGTTCGATGCCCACGGCGATCTGAACACGGGGGAGACCACTCCCTCCGGCAACATCCACGGCATGCCCCTCGCCGTCAGTTTGGGATACGGACATCCGGCTCTCGTCAACTGCCTGGGCTTTACTCCCAAGGTGCTTCCGGAAAATGTGGTACTCATCGGCATTCGGGACCTGGACGAAGGAGAGCGGAACTTGATCCGCCAGTTGGGGATCCGTGTGTTCACCATGCACGATATCGACCGTATGGGGATGGGAGCCGTCATGGAAGAGGCCCTGTCGATCGTCACCCGGGGAACGGACGGCGTTCATCTGAGCCTGGATCTGGACGGCTTGGATCC
Encoded here:
- the rocF gene encoding arginase encodes the protein MIQEKKPITVIGVPMDLGAGRRGVDMGPSAIRYAMLKEKLVQLGFEVEDVGNLHVPTPEAYQVVDPKLKYLEEIASVCETLGKTVSEAVERGRFPLVLGGDHSIAIGTIAGAAKHRERLGLIWFDAHGDLNTGETTPSGNIHGMPLAVSLGYGHPALVNCLGFTPKVLPENVVLIGIRDLDEGERNLIRQLGIRVFTMHDIDRMGMGAVMEEALSIVTRGTDGVHLSLDLDGLDPKDAPGVGTPVEGGLTYRESHLAMEMLAEANVLTSAEFVEVNPILDNGNRTAKVAVALIESAFGKQVL